The following is a genomic window from Dryobates pubescens isolate bDryPub1 chromosome 5, bDryPub1.pri, whole genome shotgun sequence.
GtataaagcagcagctcctgacttCCATGAAGTGTGGAGCTTAATGGGAGCCAGGATCTGGGAGCCCCTGCTTCTCTCCGATGCCATGACTCGTGGACCTGCTCACTCCTGGTTCCCGAGTGCCGTATTTGGGACCCATACGTTCCTGACCCCTGTTTTACCACACTGGCCATTCTATAACCTGGTATGACAATTCTGATGTTTCTATCTTAAAATAATTTGCTGTTTAAGATTACAGTATTATGTTTTTAGACCTTTCTTTTTTCACATGCCTTTTGAGCTGTTTACATTGTacaagaattctttcttttttttaacaggaCACAATGTTTGTGCGAGGATTAAAGAGAAAGTGTTTTGATGGTGAAGAAGATATTGAAGGAACTCTGGCTGGTATTAAGGCTATTCCTTCATATAATCTTCAGCGACAGTCACTTTTAGATATGTCCTTGGTTAAACTTCAGCTGTGTCACATGCTGGTTGAACCTAATCTTTGTCGTTCAGTTCTAATAGCCAACACAGTACGGCAGATCCAAGAGGAAATGACTCAAGATGGGACTTGGCAGATGATAAATACACAGAGTACAGGGCAGGCATCCCTGGATCGTCTTGTTTCAACAGATATCCTCTGTCGTTCATCTAGGGAACAAGCTGAGGGAAAGCATGTTCCAGGCTATAGTACTTTCAATAAAGACTTTGAGGGCAACCAGGCACAAGATAATTCAGAAACAGCCTCTTCAGTGCAAGCTCCAAGAAACCTGCAGAGCAATGCATGGGAAATGGAGAATCcacaagaaaataaaggaaacttTCAAAAATCATTAGATCAAATATTTGAGACACTGGAGAATAAAAGTCCTAATTCAGTTGAAGATCTATTTTCAGAAGTTGACAATTCTTACTACGATCTTGATACTATGTTAACAGGCATGATGAGCAATACAAAAATGGGACACTGTGATGGGcttgaaacattttcttctccagcaACTACAGCTTCTAACTCAAATTGTAAATCTGATCTTAATGAGCTTGATCATATTGTGGAAATCCTTGTTGAATCCTGAAGCTCCTTGTGTAGGAGATAAAAATTTGTTAATGGGAGGAAAAGACTCAAGAAAGCTATTTCCACAGTTTGTTCTGAAATCTGCACATTTATTTTACAAATATCTATAtattatatagatatatatattaaaagcaCTTCATATTGCAAAATAGTGTTAACTCTTAAAGTTAACGTGCAACCAGCAGTGTAATAACCTGATCTATTGTCCACTGAACTGTAAGGACATACGGTAATGTTCTTAAGTTTGGGGTCCAAGGCTCTTGAAATTGGGTTCCTTTTGCCAATTTGTTTTAGCTTTTAATGGAGCATATGCTCACTGAGAGTGATTCTCTCATCTCTTTGGTATACTTTCTCCCAGTAAAAACGGTAATAAACATAGAGAGAAATTGGATAACTGGTTTCTACTTTCCTCCAGTTTCCACTTTGTTACCCCACAAAACTCCCATCttacctgctgcttctgttccaaGTCGCTACATGGCTCTTAAAGAGCAATATGCAATAGTTCTGTTGTCTTAGCTAGCTTGTTCTGGTTTTTGCTACAATTTTTACTTCAAAAATAGTTTTAAAGTGTTTACTGGTGTTTAGATTTTTCCAGGTATTTtcctaaaatatatttttactaCAGATGTTATCTCAGCTGCTAACGTAGTAACTTTTGATCATATCTGCAGttgatgtattttttaaaagaattttcaaaaagggatgttgtgttgtgtttggtttttttactgtGGGCTACCCAATGTAGTTCAGTAAAGTGTAAGCAAATGTAAATAATGATTTTATACTTTACATTAAAATGTAAGACCTGTTTTCATGATTCTGTTTTGCAGAGTAGTACTTTACTAAATTGAGAACAGTTAACGCTTTTCATACCCATATACTTGAGTATCATTAGAGGAAGGGCTTTGATCCAGCTAGACACAATTATATCTAATTAATTTTGGACCATACTTTTTGTTAACTACAAACCTAAGCTACGTAgggttttatttatatttatttatatggaAATGTCATCAAGTGAATTGTTTATCATGAAGTTTACCATCCAATATTTGTTTATATGGGATGACTATCTTGAATTAATTGCTACCAAAAGTGTTATTAGCAGCCTTTAAATCTCAAATGGTATGTCATGATGTCATTTAATGTGCTCCTCTCTTACCAAGGTTTCTTCTTGACTTTTTTTAATAAGATAATACAACATGGGATGATGGTCTTTTCAAGTACTCGTATTTGGTTTAGATGTATATAATTAAGCTTGTTCCTATGAGACTGTGTGGGGTAAAAGGATAGAACATAGAcagtgtgtgattttttttacaAAGTGATAAATGTTTACCTTCACAAGCTGGTACTGGGGAAGTGCTCTGAAGTAGCAGGGAAGTgtagagaaggaggaaaatacTGATTGCTTTGTGGAATGTGCTAGCATTGGTTATGCAAAGGGAAGACATCTACCAGTGACTTAGTTGTTTTCTGAAGACCCAAACCAAGCAATTGCTGAACACCAAGAGAATACCTTTCTGTGTGTATCTTCCAGCAAGTGACCTTACCTACTACTACTATCCTCAAATTCTCAAACACCTGTAAGGGGAAGGTGAGGACAGAGGTTGTTAAAGATGTTCCACAGTCACCTCTGCAAAAGGACACCACTGAGCTTATGGTTTCAACAAGTGCTTTAGAAGCATCTGGTTTGGGGAAAACTTACGCTACTTCACTAAATCTTTCAAACTCAATAGTTGAATGCTTTATTAGCTGAGTCACATGAAGTCATGCAGTTGGTATGAATCTAGtgaattaaaaaatgttttttgTATTAAACTTGGCAGGAGATAACACATTGTTGCTTTAGTAGTTAAACATTGTTTCCTTAATTAAAGCTTAATAACTTCATAATAAAGAATGAAATACCATATAGACACTTGCAAGTTCAGTCCACATGATATAGCTGGACCAAAGCAACAAGCCAATACTGCATGTCTTAATCAACAGAAGTACAACTGAAAGGTGTAGCAGTAGTATATCCTCCTGAAGCAGGATCTGATTATTGATAGGAAGTCTCATATTGCAAAATGAAATaagtctgttttatttttcagtgttcATTGTGATATCGGAGATTGCTTCAAAATTACAAATCCACGGGAAATTTTTCTTGATGCTTTTCTGTGTGAATAGGTCCACTAAATCTGATAGCAGATGCCTCAGGGTAAAGCAGAAAGCCAGGCAGTTTGACAGCTTTATAAAAGGGACATGAATATTGAATAACTAAATGTCTATGTCCCTCTGGGAGGGTTCCCCAAAACTTTTCTGAATTGTGGTTGAAAACCTACAGATTTAACAACTGAATATTACCCTCTGCTCACTCTCTATTTTGATTAAGTGAGCAACAGCATGTTAAGGTATTCAAAAAGATGCTCTCCCTCACCTCCTTAGTGTGCATCAGTCTTCTTGTTACAGGTAGGACTTAGTATAATTTGTTCCTAACTCTTAAATGATATCAAATGCATATGAGTGTGTACATACAACTATGTATCTTTCATGAAGCATCTAGGTGGGTGCACTCCTTTGATGAGGAGGCTATTACTTAGAGCGATTTCTAGACAGTCTTTGTAGCTTAACAGGAAAAGTATTGGGTAAGTATAGCATTTATGTAGTTAAGTATTTAAACAGAAATATCATGTTTTATTACATTCTTAAAACTTATGCCAAATCTTATGTGCTTTTACATGTCTGGTATCTTGGCTCAAGTCTTCCACAGGTATAAGAACTTGTATTGCTGAAACTTGCACAGTCACTATACAGAACTCGTGTGCATAGAACTAGTCCAACCATGAAAGGACCAGTCAGTGTAAAATCAGCTTGTCTTcttactgttgttttttttttgagtttcTCTGTCTGATTCAGCTGTGTATGCTGGGTAGCTTCacttctgggtttggggtggttggttttttgggggttgttttggttttttttggggggggttgttggttgatttggttgttttttgaaAAAGCTTTACTTTCTAACTCACATTTTTGTTATTTCTACAGTATATTTCCCCTCTGTGGATTCATCTTAAATACTGAGAGACATCAGAATTGATGGGTACCTGTAAAATGGTGAATTAAAAATTACTTATTTCGTGAACTCTTACTACAAATAGCAAGAGATAATCCTtgctgatgattttttttttattattattattattttatttctacaTATGAGTGGGAAATAATTTTACTCTGATAAAGTAGGAAAGGCTTTCGTTAGATGTTGATACCACTTCTAAGCAGCCTTTTTTCTTTACTGTGCTTCTAGGGAAGAAAGCCATGAAACTCGAACTGTCTGACACAAGGTTGTCAGTCTGAGTGATGTAACTCAGCTGTAGACTTGCGCAAAAGAAAGTGCTTTAAAGTAAATTACCAATGTTTCAAGCTAACATCAAATCTGCTTCCTTCTCAGGTAACCATAAATATCTACCTCTGTGCTAGTGGCTTTATTTCTCTTCACTTACCAGAAAATCCAGAACACACAGAGTTTCTGGAGCTTGGGCATTCAGCAAAGGCAAGAAATGCAAGAATCTAGAGTGCATCAACATCTTCTATGCATGCAAACTTGTTTATTGCTTCTGTGCTTGTgtggtggttgtttggtttttttggtacaTGCTCTCTTCAAGACACAGCACTCTGAGTTTACCTAGGAAAAGATGTTGCCCATCTTTAGGAATTTGCTGCAAGGACTAATCTAGTAAATGAAGAGGAAATCTTGGGATGAAAAGCACCTTTCCAGACTCTGTCAGACACGCAGAAGTGAGGGGTGTCAGACTTGAGCAGGTTAGAGATTTACTTGAAAGTCTGCACACTTGCCAGGAGTTACCTGTTTTCAAAACTGTCCTTAGACTGTTTTTGAAGTCTGAGGTATGTCTGGACTGCATAAGCAggcattttaaaaagaattatTGTAAATTGACTGATAGTATAGTTTTATGTTGTAATCAGACCATTATTGATGACTTGTGCTGCAGAATATTGATTTTGAATGTATGACTGCTTTGCAGTTCTGCAATTTACTCTATATTTCCATATAGCTAAACCAGCTGTCGAAAGCtaggacaaaaaaaccccaaacaagcaaaaaaaaaaaaccccacccctaTTTATTTGCTGACATATTGGATGAAACAAGTAACAGTGCCTTCAAAAGTTGCTTCTGTTCAAACCGAAAGTACGCTTATGTCTCACACCTAAGATGTATAGTCCCTTATGTGAAAACCCATAGCTGATTATAACAAATTTTGAACACTCAGCAACTCTTGAGCATGATTTCACACTATGTGACTAATACCTAAAGTACAAACCCACCAATTTccaaagaaattaaatataaaTCGTGGGAAAATAGTCTTTTCACCAGTTTGGCTCATTAAACTATTATCTTTCTCAAGGATTGTCTGAACTCTTTTTCAGTCTCTTGCAAAGTTGACAGTTGATATAAATTTTCCAATTTTTTTAGTGAATTTCcatgaagaaataaaatccCACTGAATATTTTCAAGTTGTCAGGAAAGACTTATTTCAGATGCCTATAGTGACTTCTTTTTGGgcgttttgttttttgtttggttggttatttGTGGCTTATTTATAAACCAATGAAAAATAGTAACATTTCATTACATAACATGATTTTCCTAAGTGTGAATGGTACAATTACTCCTTTGCTTAACCAAGATCCCCCCAAAAGGAGTGTATTATAACCTGAGGAATTCTTGTGGTAAATGTTGATGCATGACCAACACGtcaaaaggaaaatataaaaGCTAAAGGCAGCTTTCTATTGCAGGGCAAACATTCAGTAATTTCAACTGTCATCTTTTTAGGGAAGAAATGAAGATATAGGTGACTGCATGACTTCTTCATaaacagaattaaaaagaaatagtaTCCACATGTCTGCTGTATTTGGAAGTCCCCTAGGTGCCTGTGGGAAGTGGCAAGTATATACTGCAATAGTAAAATGCTACAGCAAACAAATAGTATGCTACATTTTTAATGTGCTTATTACAGACAAGTTTGGGACATCAAGGAAATTTAATGCAGCTTCAACCTCAAGTTACATGAGCTTTCAAAACTGGGCTTCTAAAGTGAAGAGCAGGTATGTTGTTAAAAAATTACAAACAAGCTAAACCCAAAATGAGACTTAAATACTCAGAAGAGAAAAACTGTTAATTAGAACAAATTTTCTGTGTTCGAGAACATTACTGAGAGATGATAGATTTGGAAAGTACTGTCTGCTgggatattatttttttttaaattaattttggtCCAGTGAGCTGACTGAAGTTTAAGATAGAATTGTTGAATGGTTTTAATTGAAGCCTAGTACATAGTTTGCTTTTGTGTCTCTGCTTTGTTTGGAAGGAATGGGAGAAAGCACTTTTTCCTGTAAATTGTGACTCTTTTGACAAAATACAATAATGGCTTGCTTAGTGTTTTGACAAAGGTTCAGTAAGGtggtggtttaaaaaaaaaaagaaagaaacatctTGAGCATGgctttttctttaaaacttAAGTGCAGGATTAGTTAGTAGTTCACAGAGGctttatcagaaaaaaaataaggtttTAGTGAAGTAGGTGCTAACCTTTGTCACTTTCCTATGGAAGTAGGGCATACACGATTGCTATGTCATTTATCATCAGAATTGATCATTAATTTCAACCAGAAATTTTAGAAGTTTTAattaagataattttttttaagtgtgaAGGTGAAAGATCAGAAGAGCGCAGTGTTCAGTACTTGATATCCAGTAATCCAGGTGAGGAGAGACAAAAGTTTCCAGGCATGAGACCAACTTCAATTAGATCTTGCACCTTAGACACAGAGGCACTTAATCACCAGTATAAATCCATAGGAAAGCAGTTTTCATTAGTTCCTGTGTTCCTGGAACCGCGTGTTTGAATGTATGAAGGTAAGTAGAAATACCAGACCTTCAGTAATCCTGCCAGATGAGTTATGGAGAGACCCTGATTCatttagggtttgggttttttttctgattcatACGAAATTTGCtgcaaaagagaaaatgagaacAGTCTCCtagcctgctgcagtgagtaTGGTCATACTGAAAGACCACGTTTCAATCATAAACCCTCCATATTGTTAAGTTCTCTCTTTGCCTCAAGTATAGTTTAAGGCAATTTGGGAGAGCAGTGAAGACTCCTAGAACATGATATCATTTGAGAAACTAAGGGCCTTTTAGGAAAGTTTTTAAGAAAGATCTTATATGTGAGCTCAAACCTGAATTCTTAACCCTGAGGACAAGCATGGCTTCTCTAGCAGAAGATGCAAGTTGCATAGGACAAACTAAGCTGAACTAGATTCTGGTTCTCTTAGGTGAATCCCACTGTTCACACAGGTGAAAAAGTGACAAAACCCTTTGCAAATGATCAGTGTATTTTATGTAATTTCCATTAAGTTCTTCAAATGGTAGGCCACAAATCTGAAGTTCTAATGCATGTATTTAAACAACTCCACATCAATTTTTTTCATAGATCTTGCCTGAGCATATATGAAACAACTGAAGCACTCCTAAAGCACCTGCTGTAGAAGGCATGCACACACGTTTCTATTAAAACAATAATTGGTTACAAAACAGCTGGCCACATAAGGTTAATAATTTAAGAAAGAGTGAGGACAGCAGGGTGTTGGTGTCTttgtgaagaggaaaagaatggcagggtgggtttgggtACTGCATTAACTCACTGTAGCTGTAGGGAGAAATGAATTCTCCACTATGCCACAGGTATGGAGGGAGGATGTAGGAGAGTCAAGTCTAGAAAACCTAGTTTTTGCTAGTTATTAAAACTGATGGTTAAGTAACCCTTTTATGTGCTGCATTAGACATAATCATTCCAGATTTGTCTCTTTGATGCCAGCTACCTTTTTATGCCTATCTTGCATCTATTCCTTGGAGGTAATCCCTAGCATATGGCAGGAGTCGATCCTGGTGAAATAATCCTAGTTGCCCCTGGCTGACTTGACCAGAATCCTGAATGTCTAGGAGTCACTCTTCCACTTAAGCTACAGTGTATGGTGGGATTTGGTATGGAGGGTCTTGTATTTCACCTACTCCTCCCATTTTGCGTTGCCACTGGTTGGTTCCCTGCTTACATTTTGTGCAGCAGATGGACCACAGAGGTAGGGGTGTCCCCCCACAGCCTTTTGGTGAGTCATCCTCTCCAACAGCATGTCAGAACATGCTGTCACAAGACACATTCATAAGTCTTCACTCCTCTTCTGTGACCCCTGGCAGCAAGGTCAGAGCACAGCTGTGGCCCATTGCAGGAGAGAGGTGGTGTAGAGAGAGATTCCCCAATCCTGCAGGGTCAGCTACAGCTTTCCaagcctctgctgcttcctaTAGATCATGGGCCTGGCATGCTACCCCTTCACAAAATGCTCATTAGGCGGCACAAGGGTTAAAATCTGTTGGATGTGGGCAGTTCAGAGACCCATCCATTGTCTTTATACAATCACAAAAAGCCACTGGTCATTTATGAAAGTTGTAGTTTTATCTCCACCAGAGAACTGCAGATGTTTCTGTTGTATTTACTAGACCAATGTATATTCTATGTGTGCATTTGGTCTCGTTCAATGCAGAAGGAACCTGTGTCATGtgcttgatttttttgttttgttttactggCCTACAGATTAACTTCAACCCATCTCTGAGGAAGCTGAGCAGCTTTTTGGGGATTCATTAGGTAACCCATAATAGGGATCCACAAAGGTTCAAAAATCAATTTTTACAAAATACTTGAATGTCAGATTTTGAAATCCATTTTGCACAAATGCTTGTGCCACTCTAACTTGATTACACAAATGCAATCAGAAAGCAAATACAAGAGGTTTGAGCATGGCCAAAACcacctcattaaaaaaaaaaaatcacaaacgGAAGAATTGTGCAATATTTGTAGTTTTATTGCCGTCGGAGATACGTGCATGCCTTCTCTCACGACTGCCCTGGAAACGGGAGTTGTCAGAATGCTGCTTTACAGAGGCCCTGGCGATTCTTATTTAAATTTGACAATTCCTGTAAGAGACTGCGAGTTTAAacgggaagaggaaaaaaaaaaaaaaaaagaaaaaaaaataggtggGGGGTGGCAGGCTCGGGCCCCGCCTGGCCGGCGCCTCTGCGGAGGGTTCCAAGACCCACCGTGGGGCAGCCTGGCCCGCTGTGACCGCCCGCCggggcctggctgctgaggcGGGGCCGCGCCCTGCGTTGCCCTGTCCGCGGGCGGCGGCGTGTGCGGTCGTGCCGCGTGCCGCCCTGTGCACCGCCCCGTGCCTGCCCGCGAGCTCCGCCCTCCCGCTCCCCTTCACTCGTCAGCGGCACCAGCGCAGGCGGGGCCACCTCCCGGAGCGCCGCGCCGGGGGATGGGGGGACTCGGCGGCGCCCGTCTTCCGATTGGGTTAGGCCGGCGCGCGGCCCCGCCTATCTTTGCTCTCTTTGCTTTCTCATTGGACGCTGCCCCAGGGCCAGTCAGGGCTCAACCCCTCCAACTCATCGCCCAGTGAGAAAATGGTTGCTGGGCACGTTGCAGGGATGGTTGTCCAATAGAAAGGCGGCCAGCTGGCGGGCGCGGTGcactctttcccccctcctcgtTGTGGGTGCTACCGGAGGAGGGAAGGGCGGAGCAGAGGCTGCCGGGGCCCGGCGGGGGTGGTGCTCGCCTCCGCCTCCTCCCGTTCGGAGTCCCAGCTCCGCTGGAGAAAGCCCGGCCGGCTGGCTAGGAAGGGCACAGCAGGCTGCGAAGAAACGGAGGGGTTTCTCCGCTCACAGGTGAGGCTCCGGGAAGGGTCAGGCCGAGACGAACCGGGCTGTGGCCCTGAGGGAGAAGCTGTGAGAGGGCGGGGGGCAGGAGAGTAGCTCCCACCCTCTGCGGGCGTGGAGCTGGCGAGCATGGGGGCAGGGAGACGACACGGCGCGGCAGGCGGGCAGTAGCGGCCGCAGAGAGACGGCTGGGTACGGTGGCCAGCCGAAGCGGGGGCAGTCAGAAGCCCCCCGAAGGGAGCGCTGGGCCctggtgggagggggtgggggcagggcacGGAGGTCGGGCAAGGGGAGGGTGGGGGCTGGCGGGAACAGGGTGGTGAAGACAGGTGAGGAAGGATGGCGGGAGGGGGAAGTGTGGGCACGGCAGGCGCTGGGGAGTTACGCCTGGGTCCGGCGGTGCGGGGGCGGGGTGAAGCGCGGCCGGAGCTGGAGAGGCCGGCGACTAGGGCGCTAGGAGCGGGGACTGCGGTGGAAGTTGTTAGCGCAGTTATAATTAGCTTGGCCGGGGTCTCTGgtaagctggggaggaggaagggggaggagtGTAACTTTTCGCAGCTCGGGAAGCCCAAGGTTGTCTCTGGTTACTGCTGCCCACTACCGCGGGGGGAGGCGCGGGCGGCCGCCGGCAGGAAGTACCAACTAGTCTCCTTCCACAAAGGCCAAATGGTGGCAGGCTCCCTTGGGTTTTATTAGTACTTGTGCACTCGCAGgagtggctgcaggggaggaggctTTCCCTGAGTCGCAGCTTTTTAATTCTGCCAGTCGTGATCGCTGCCTCTTGAGAGTTAAtgacattatatatatatatatatgcgcatatatatatatacgtgtatatatatatatatgttgcatttttaataGGTTTTGTTTGTCTCAATAAACGTGTGCATTAGGCTGAACTGCAAGTAGGTGGGTAAGGCTGGAGAAGCATAAACCTGGTCTCTTCTGTGCATATTGTAAATTCATCTCACTAATAGATGCAGTTAATACTTTCTGCCGTAGATAGTCCTTCAGGAGGCTTGCAGCAGTTTCCTGCTTTAATTTTGATTCACTTAAGATTCTTTAGTTCAGGCAGTTAACTTCAATTAGGAAAATACCATTGACATTGAAATTAACGCACTAATCTAAAATGTCTAAAGCGACCCATAAATGGGTATAAGGAAActacaaggaaagaaaaatacaaagatCCACTCTATATACAATTCATAGTGAAATCAGCTGCTGTGTGTTAGTTATAGTGTGGTTTTGACAAATTGTAGAAGCTAAACACAGTAAACTCTGAAATcatatgggggaaaaaatcgTACCTCAACAGTGAATTTTGCAGAAATCCTTTAAAGTACATAATTAAATTGGATAACTTTTTGGAGTTCCTTCTACCAAAAGGTCAGACTCTGGAAATACAATTAACATTAATAATTTTTTATCACATGCTTttatcactctttttttttttttttctttcaactaAGGTGCTGAAGTCTAAAATTTCTCAACATTTTAGTACTCTTGTCAGCTTTCTTAGGATTCTTTAATGCTAAATAGATGTCACATTCTAAGACATGTGTTCTTTTATATTCATTACACTGAAAATGCAGTGACCTAATGTGTACACTATAATAGTGGACTTGCAAAGTCCTGCTGTTTCAAAGCAAATAGATAATGAATCTTCATTTGTCtctttggatttttatttttttttatttgaaaataGCATGAATCCCCTTGTGGGAAAGAAGTCAGCTTctagaaggaggaagaagacaCTAATGTGTTCATTGCTGTGGGTTAGATTTGGCATTCTTAGGTTGTGGGCATTTTACTGCTGTTTTACTGCATCTTTACAGTTCAGGATTCTGTAAATGGAGGAGCCCTTGGCTAGCATCAGGCTATGAGTTGCAGTGTAAGATGAACTGTATTTGTTTACTTGTCCATCTGTCTTAAGTGTAAGATTGCCTTTCACTATGTATTAACATTTGTAAAATAACATGAACTCTTGATCTTGAGGGACTGCATTTATCTGGATCCTTGCTCTTGTGGTAAATTTGTGAAGTAATTGGTTTGTTGGGGGCAGGTATCTGTGTGTATTGTACATGCAATATTGTAACAGGGCTTTAATCCTTGGAATTCAAAAACTTGGATTCTTGGAGTTGAGACCTCAGGAGCACGGATCATGCAATTCTCTCCACATCTGGCCTAGTCCATAGTTTGCTGTCACTTCAGCCTTTTCATATTTCCCAGAGTTTCCAGTGCCTTGATCTAATCCATGATTTAATCCATGTGGTCTCTTGCCAAACTGCAGATGTTGCTTCATCAGGGTTTTGATGAAAATAGTGTCACACTGAATATTATATGTAATCATAGGATATCCTGCCAGCTGTCTTTTCACACTAGTTTCATATATGCTGAAAATGAGAAAAGTAAG
Proteins encoded in this region:
- the CDCA4 gene encoding LOW QUALITY PROTEIN: cell division cycle-associated protein 4 (The sequence of the model RefSeq protein was modified relative to this genomic sequence to represent the inferred CDS: inserted 3 bases in 2 codons); translated protein: MPVGTWEERGETASPVGEIQPLRCLLLYKAAAPDFHEVWSLMGARIWEPXASLRCHDSWTCSLLVPECRIWDXHTFLTPVLPHWPFYNLDTMFVRGLKRKCFDGEEDIEGTLAGIKAIPSYNLQRQSLLDMSLVKLQLCHMLVEPNLCRSVLIANTVRQIQEEMTQDGTWQMINTQSTGQASLDRLVSTDILCRSSREQAEGKHVPGYSTFNKDFEGNQAQDNSETASSVQAPRNLQSNAWEMENPQENKGNFQKSLDQIFETLENKSPNSVEDLFSEVDNSYYDLDTMLTGMMSNTKMGHCDGLETFSSPATTASNSNCKSDLNELDHIVEILVES